A window of Methanobrevibacter sp. contains these coding sequences:
- a CDS encoding chorismate pyruvate-lyase family protein: protein MTMAKNEANKPLIEKINDLENENNKHFSNTQKILLTTDGSITAILDVLYGKISLFTLDQHFEDADEEHAKLVDVEAGTKINFREVMMHKGAKPLIYAISHIPLFRCSDDVCADLIRADIPIGRILKNYNIESRREIRKIYIEEPNAKLRELFHTEEEMLAREYVIINNDEVLMWIKEVFPISYFTEI from the coding sequence ATGACAATGGCGAAAAATGAAGCGAACAAACCACTAATTGAAAAAATCAACGACCTTGAAAATGAAAACAATAAGCATTTCTCAAATACCCAGAAAATACTGCTGACTACTGACGGCTCAATAACCGCCATTTTAGATGTATTATATGGAAAAATCAGCCTGTTTACATTAGACCAGCACTTTGAAGATGCCGATGAAGAGCATGCAAAACTGGTCGATGTAGAAGCCGGCACAAAAATCAATTTCAGGGAGGTTATGATGCACAAGGGTGCAAAACCCCTGATATATGCAATATCACACATACCTCTTTTCAGGTGCAGCGATGACGTGTGCGCCGATTTAATCAGAGCGGATATTCCAATAGGAAGAATATTAAAAAACTACAATATAGAATCAAGACGTGAAATCAGAAAGATATACATCGAAGAACCGAATGCTAAATTAAGGGAATTATTCCACACCGAGGAGGAAATGCTGGCACGTGAATACGTGATCATCAACAACGATGAAGTGTTAATGTGGATTAAGGAAGTATTCCCAATCTCTTACTTTACAGAAATATAA
- the hacA gene encoding homoaconitase large subunit, translating into MNITEKILSKKAGHEVTPGEIIEIPVDLAMSHDGTSPPAIKTFEKVADKVWDPEKIAIIFDHNVPANTIGSAEFQKVCRDFIKTQNITKNFIHGEGICHQVVPEMGLVEPGMVVVGADSHTCTYGAFGAFSTGMGATDLAMVWATGKTWFMVPEAIRMEIEGELNPYIAPKDIILNIIGEIGIAGATYKTAEFCGSTIENMGVEGRATMCNMAIEMGAKNGIMEPNRDVVDYICKRTGKNESELTIVKSDSDATYSKEMHFDITDMDPQIACPNDVDNVKDISKVEGTPIDQCLIGSCTNGRLSDLKDACEILENQKICDDIRLLILPASKEIYKKAMHLGYIDTFIDAGAIICNPGCGPCLGGHMGVLSEGESCISTTNRNFKGRMGDPNSSVYLSNSKVVAASAITGVITNPKDL; encoded by the coding sequence ATGAACATTACAGAAAAGATATTATCCAAAAAGGCAGGACATGAAGTAACTCCCGGCGAAATAATTGAAATTCCGGTTGACCTTGCAATGTCCCACGACGGAACAAGCCCCCCTGCCATCAAAACTTTTGAAAAGGTAGCGGATAAGGTATGGGACCCGGAAAAGATAGCAATCATTTTCGACCACAACGTCCCTGCAAATACAATAGGTTCCGCCGAGTTTCAAAAGGTTTGCAGAGATTTCATCAAAACCCAGAACATTACTAAAAACTTTATTCACGGAGAAGGAATATGCCACCAGGTCGTTCCCGAAATGGGACTTGTTGAACCTGGAATGGTTGTAGTGGGTGCAGATTCACACACATGCACATACGGTGCCTTCGGAGCGTTTTCAACAGGAATGGGTGCAACCGACCTTGCAATGGTTTGGGCAACAGGTAAAACCTGGTTCATGGTTCCCGAAGCTATAAGAATGGAAATTGAAGGGGAACTCAATCCCTACATTGCTCCAAAAGACATCATACTAAACATCATAGGTGAAATAGGAATTGCCGGTGCGACCTACAAGACTGCAGAGTTCTGCGGATCTACAATTGAAAACATGGGTGTTGAAGGAAGAGCAACCATGTGCAATATGGCAATCGAGATGGGAGCTAAAAACGGAATAATGGAACCTAACCGTGACGTTGTCGACTACATCTGCAAAAGAACCGGAAAAAATGAATCTGAACTAACTATCGTTAAATCAGACAGCGATGCAACATATTCAAAGGAAATGCACTTTGACATAACCGACATGGATCCTCAAATCGCATGTCCGAATGATGTTGATAATGTTAAAGACATTTCAAAGGTTGAAGGAACTCCAATCGACCAGTGCCTAATCGGTTCATGTACCAACGGAAGGCTGTCAGATTTAAAGGATGCCTGTGAAATACTTGAAAACCAGAAAATATGCGATGACATAAGGCTTCTTATCCTTCCGGCTTCAAAAGAAATTTATAAAAAGGCCATGCATTTAGGCTACATTGACACATTCATAGATGCGGGAGCAATAATATGCAATCCTGGCTGCGGACCTTGTCTTGGAGGACACATGGGAGTGTTAAGTGAAGGTGAAAGCTGCATATCAACCACAAACAGAAACTTCAAGGGAAGAATGGGAGATCCAAACTCATCAGTATACTTATCCAACTCCAAAGTAGTAGCTGCTTCAGCAATTACAGGAGTTATTACCAATCCAAAAGACTTATAG
- the fen gene encoding flap endonuclease-1: MGVKLKDIIEPKKIDFKDLEGRAVSIDAFNTLYQFLSTIRQRDGRPLTDENGNITSHLSGILYRNSSMIEKDIKPIYVFDGKSSELKSDTQAKRREIRDEAEQIYKEALAEGDTEKARKFAMRSSKLSPEIIESSKKLLTLMGIPYVEAKGEGEAQAAYLVANGDAYAVASQDYDCLLFGAKRVVRNLAVNSNLGNLEYYELNRVLKELKISREELIDMGILIGTDFCEGLKGVGAKTALKLAHKGQLKEKIAELQKESTHDLDEVRQLFLNHNVNTDYKIKWEKPNQDKLIEFLCFEHGFSQERVSKAADKLKNLNSSQGSLDAWF, encoded by the coding sequence ATGGGTGTAAAACTAAAAGACATAATTGAACCTAAAAAAATTGACTTTAAAGATTTGGAAGGCAGAGCGGTATCCATAGATGCCTTCAATACACTTTACCAATTTTTATCCACAATCAGACAAAGGGACGGAAGACCTCTGACTGATGAGAACGGAAACATCACTTCCCATTTAAGCGGAATACTATACAGAAACTCATCAATGATTGAAAAGGACATCAAGCCAATTTATGTCTTTGACGGCAAGTCATCAGAACTGAAAAGTGACACCCAAGCCAAAAGAAGAGAAATCCGTGACGAAGCAGAACAAATCTACAAGGAAGCGCTTGCAGAGGGAGATACTGAAAAGGCCCGCAAGTTTGCAATGAGATCCTCAAAGCTGTCTCCTGAAATTATCGAATCCTCCAAAAAGCTATTGACATTGATGGGAATACCATATGTTGAAGCCAAAGGGGAAGGTGAGGCCCAGGCCGCATATCTTGTAGCTAACGGAGATGCGTATGCTGTTGCTTCACAGGATTATGACTGTCTGCTGTTTGGAGCCAAAAGGGTTGTTAGAAACCTGGCAGTTAATTCAAATTTAGGAAATCTGGAATACTATGAGCTGAACAGGGTATTGAAAGAACTTAAAATCAGCCGTGAAGAACTTATCGATATGGGAATACTGATTGGAACAGACTTCTGTGAAGGCCTAAAAGGAGTGGGTGCAAAAACTGCGCTGAAATTAGCCCATAAAGGACAGCTCAAAGAAAAAATTGCAGAGCTTCAAAAGGAATCCACACACGATTTGGATGAAGTCAGACAGCTATTCTTAAACCATAACGTGAATACCGATTATAAAATCAAATGGGAAAAACCTAATCAGGATAAACTGATAGAATTCCTATGCTTTGAACATGGATTCTCACAGGAACGTGTGTCAAAGGCAGCGGATAAACTTAAAAATTTAAACTCATCACAGGGAAGTCTTGACGCCTGGTTTTAA
- a CDS encoding chorismate pyruvate-lyase family protein — MESSGKKIKNETYNLIKQTEKEYGVELSSMQKILCSLGPIGSPLSAIYGPLSLFVLKQEVRNSTDEEKEHLDMDENCEIIYREVIVFKGGRPLFYALSLIPTGRIKDTIKQALLDEKITIDKIIFDNNIETIRDISNLVIEKPTPILKELFKTDEDMLRREYTISQHEKVRLWSREIFPLSYFK, encoded by the coding sequence ATGGAATCCTCAGGTAAAAAAATCAAAAACGAAACCTATAACTTGATAAAACAAACCGAAAAAGAATATGGCGTGGAACTGTCATCAATGCAAAAAATTTTATGTTCTTTAGGTCCAATCGGATCACCTTTAAGTGCAATATATGGACCTTTAAGCCTGTTCGTTCTTAAACAGGAGGTCAGAAATTCCACTGACGAGGAAAAAGAACATCTGGACATGGATGAGAACTGTGAAATAATTTACAGGGAAGTCATTGTGTTTAAAGGCGGCCGTCCTCTATTTTATGCATTGTCATTGATACCTACAGGAAGGATTAAAGATACAATTAAACAGGCTCTGCTTGATGAAAAGATTACAATAGATAAAATAATATTCGACAATAATATTGAAACCATCAGAGACATCAGCAATCTCGTGATTGAAAAACCTACACCAATACTTAAAGAACTATTCAAAACAGACGAAGATATGCTTAGAAGAGAATACACCATAAGCCAGCACGAAAAGGTAAGGCTCTGGTCAAGAGAGATATTCCCTTTAAGTTATTTTAAATGA
- a CDS encoding homocitrate synthase family protein: MQYFISHYNKESEIAFPKDFIIYDTTLRDGEQTPGVCFSLEDKLEIAKKLDQFKIHQIEAGFPIVSQRERESVKTIANEGLDADILALTRTKPEDIDAAIDCDVDGIITFVGTSDIHLDHKMHITRQDAINLCETAVDYAKDHGLYVAFSAEDATRTDIEFLKRIYSKAQECGADRVHIADTTGAITPQGIDYLVRELVKDLDINIALHCHNDFGLAVINSITGVLAGAKGISTTVNGIGERAGNASLEELIMALKILYGKDLGFKTKYITELSNIVSKASGLPIPYNKPVVGNNVFRHESGIHVDAVIEEPLCYEPYVPELVGQKRQLVLGKHSGCRAVRAKLNECELDVSDDELIEIVRQVKKQREEGKYINDQVFKEIVKNTKK, encoded by the coding sequence TTGCAATATTTTATAAGTCATTATAACAAAGAAAGTGAAATTGCTTTCCCTAAAGATTTTATAATTTATGATACAACATTAAGAGACGGTGAACAAACCCCGGGAGTTTGTTTCAGCCTTGAAGACAAATTAGAAATAGCTAAAAAACTTGACCAGTTTAAAATCCATCAGATTGAAGCTGGTTTTCCAATAGTTTCACAAAGAGAAAGAGAATCCGTAAAGACAATAGCCAATGAAGGCCTTGATGCGGACATTTTGGCACTGACCAGGACAAAACCTGAAGACATCGATGCCGCAATCGACTGTGATGTCGACGGAATCATCACATTTGTCGGAACATCAGACATTCACCTTGACCATAAGATGCACATTACAAGACAAGACGCAATCAACTTATGTGAAACCGCAGTTGACTATGCTAAGGACCATGGTTTATATGTTGCATTCTCAGCAGAAGACGCAACAAGAACCGACATTGAATTTTTAAAACGTATCTACTCAAAAGCTCAGGAATGCGGTGCAGACAGGGTACATATTGCAGACACAACCGGTGCAATAACTCCGCAGGGTATTGACTATCTCGTCAGGGAGCTTGTTAAAGATCTTGACATCAACATAGCACTGCACTGCCACAATGACTTCGGTCTTGCTGTAATCAATTCAATTACAGGAGTTCTTGCAGGAGCAAAAGGTATTTCCACAACCGTCAACGGAATCGGTGAAAGAGCAGGTAACGCATCACTTGAAGAGCTTATCATGGCATTGAAAATATTATACGGAAAAGACCTTGGATTCAAAACCAAATACATTACAGAATTATCAAATATCGTATCCAAAGCAAGCGGACTTCCAATCCCTTACAACAAGCCTGTTGTAGGAAACAACGTATTCAGACACGAATCAGGAATACACGTTGATGCAGTTATAGAAGAGCCTTTATGCTACGAACCTTACGTTCCAGAACTTGTCGGACAGAAACGCCAGCTCGTACTCGGTAAACATTCAGGATGCAGAGCAGTTAGAGCAAAACTGAATGAATGCGAGCTTGACGTCAGTGACGATGAGCTTATTGAAATCGTAAGACAGGTTAAAAAACAAAGGGAAGAAGGAAAATACATTAACGACCAGGTATTTAAAGAAATAGTTAAAAATACAAAAAAATAG
- the cyaB gene encoding class IV adenylate cyclase, producing MIEVEVKAKIESFEEIEEKLSQLGAVKTKKEFQEDIYFNSPIVDFAQTDEALRIRTTKEDEDTKIFITYKGPKIDKSSKTRKEIEMEIEDSEKCADIFKEIGFKQVRAVRKNRQYYAYENFEISLDDVEGLEPYMEIEIGLEDGEDYSKAQNKIFELFEKLGITEGFERTSYLELLENLYNI from the coding sequence ATGATAGAAGTTGAAGTTAAAGCCAAAATTGAAAGTTTCGAAGAAATTGAAGAGAAATTATCACAGCTAGGCGCTGTTAAAACTAAAAAAGAGTTTCAGGAAGACATCTACTTTAACAGCCCAATAGTTGATTTTGCCCAAACCGACGAAGCCCTGAGAATCAGAACCACAAAAGAAGATGAAGACACTAAAATATTTATAACCTACAAGGGCCCCAAAATAGACAAGTCATCAAAGACCAGAAAGGAAATAGAAATGGAAATCGAAGACTCTGAAAAGTGTGCAGACATATTTAAGGAAATCGGCTTCAAACAAGTAAGGGCAGTGAGAAAGAACCGCCAGTACTACGCCTATGAAAATTTTGAAATATCCCTTGATGACGTGGAAGGTCTTGAGCCATACATGGAAATAGAAATAGGTCTTGAAGACGGCGAAGACTACAGCAAGGCCCAGAATAAAATTTTCGAACTTTTTGAAAAATTGGGCATTACAGAAGGCTTTGAGAGAACTTCCTATCTGGAACTTTTAGAAAACTTATATAATATATAA